From the Pseudanabaena sp. FACHB-2040 genome, the window CTTGCTGGAATTAGGTTGAGGGTTTGGGGTGCGATCGCACCCCAAACCCTCAACCACATATCCTTCTAATTCACCAGTTCATAATGCAGCCGACCCTGAACTACCACTGGCAGCGGGTCGAAACGGCGAACAATCTCGGCCTCATTAAGGGTCAAACCCTGCTTCTTAACTGCTTGAATTTCCAAAAAAAGCTGGAAATCAGGTTAGTCAGAATGTGGGCCAGAATGGGCACTAGCAGGTTGCCGGTAACGACGGCACTGATAGCTAAAATGAAGCCAACGATCGTGGCCCAGACCACATAGCCCCACTGCTGTGGCCCGCTTAGATGGAGAACGCCAAAGCTCAAACCGGAAATGAGAATGCCGAAGCTATTGAGGCCGATAGCGGGCAGCATGACGCCGCGAAACAGCAGTTCCTCGCTCAGACCGGGAAGCAGCCCCATCCATAGCAGATCAGGCCAGGTCAGTGGTTCGAGCACAAATTTTAGATAGAAGTCGGCGTTCCGGCGATAGAGCGGCCAGAGCTGGTAAGCAATAGAGCTGATGACGGTAATGCCCAGACCAACGCCAATGCCGATCAGAACGTCCGGTAGCGAAAACCGAACCGGCAGCAGGGAAGCCGTATCAAAGAACAGCCAGAGGCGGGCAATCAGCAGCAGCACAATGGCTGTGACCCCCATAGCTGCCAGAATTTGCATTCGGCTGAGGGGATCCATTTGGGGCTGGTCGTTGGGGGAGGGTGTCACCAAGGCAATGCTAATGCTACAGGGATGCCGCTATCTTAGCGAAGATAGTGTCAGCCTCTGACTCAAGCATTACTTAACCAGCGGCTGGATTGGGAAGATGTGCGATCGCATTCCCGCCAGCCCCACGCCAGCTTTGTGCGTCGCTATGACACCAATTGCCTCTAGGTAAGAGCTGACTCGAATCGCGCGAATGCCCAGCTGCTCAGGTGTGACCTGCAGAGTCGTTGTGTTTTCCTCGACAGCAATCACCCAGGTCTTGGTGCGGCTAAGGCTGATGACGGCGCTGCCGCCTAGAGCTGTAGCAGGCACGATCACAGCATCGACCTGCTCGGCCCAAAGATCGGAGGCTTGAGCCGGGGCGCGAGTAACAAACTGAGGTGCACAGCTGAGCCCGGCCAGCACACAGGGCAAAAAGGTATGGCCAATTTCCTCAGCGGCAGACTTGGGCGAGAGGCTAGGGTCTAGCGGCAATGGCGTCAGCGCTGGGGCGTGAGCACAGGGAATCTGAAAGGTGCGCACCACGAGATGGCTGATCACGGCTTCGGCTCCGGCCAGTGGGTCAACCCCCCGACCCTGGCGGTAGTTCTGCAAAGCCTCGCTGCCAAAGTCGTCGGGGAAACGGGCAACGACTGCGATCGCATCTGCCCCTCCCGCAATCAGCCGCTCAACTGCCCGCAGCAGACTATCAGGATTTGCGATCGTGCCCCAGGTAGCGCCTGATTCTGCCGTCCTCAAAGTCACATCCAAAGGCGCATCGGTCACGGCATAGTCAGTCAGATCCAGGCCCAGCGTTGCCCGCGCTGCATCCGCTGCCTGCAAATGCCGCCAGCGCAAGTCCTCCTCAATCG encodes:
- a CDS encoding DUF3326 domain-containing protein, translating into MASRPYTAVLIIPTGIGAAIGGYAGDALPVARAMAQVADRLITHPNVLNGAQLYWPLPNAYYVEGYGLDQFAAGRWGLRPVHQNRIGLVLDRAIEEDLRWRHLQAADAARATLGLDLTDYAVTDAPLDVTLRTAESGATWGTIANPDSLLRAVERLIAGGADAIAVVARFPDDFGSEALQNYRQGRGVDPLAGAEAVISHLVVRTFQIPCAHAPALTPLPLDPSLSPKSAAEEIGHTFLPCVLAGLSCAPQFVTRAPAQASDLWAEQVDAVIVPATALGGSAVISLSRTKTWVIAVEENTTTLQVTPEQLGIRAIRVSSYLEAIGVIATHKAGVGLAGMRSHIFPIQPLVK
- a CDS encoding CPBP family intramembrane glutamic endopeptidase; amino-acid sequence: MDPLSRMQILAAMGVTAIVLLLIARLWLFFDTASLLPVRFSLPDVLIGIGVGLGITVISSIAYQLWPLYRRNADFYLKFVLEPLTWPDLLWMGLLPGLSEELLFRGVMLPAIGLNSFGILISGLSFGVLHLSGPQQWGYVVWATIVGFILAISAVVTGNLLVPILAHILTNLISSFFWKFKQLRSRV